The following proteins are encoded in a genomic region of Fervidobacterium pennivorans DSM 9078:
- a CDS encoding GumC family protein, translated as MEARELQQDVVNDEITLSDIIQILKRRKWLLIATFVITVALTLVYLFFIAAPTYEITATIKLPKSSGMSLSGAAALVLGGSTTSPAVDEQIEIIKSRKVLGNVVKELNLLDYFKNKAKNPEKVELTENQVINMLAKDIVTATSKKNTSLISLTVALDDKELGYKIAQSVIKNYIEVAKELNKDENSYLYDFVRQQLPIVEKELAEVEAKLQEFQKTKSLMPTKEIEQLIQSYSDITKQIVDTQLAIQSAEAQIAELNKRISEVKGLAKAQSYTPTSDQLEELKKELSQLEIQRSSLLLKYTEEAEPVKDVEKQIEVIKKMINDELNRITSAKVEAQDPVLSELYASLSKAITEKESLKAALQGLQKTKNDLDNQLSKYPEIQREYVALQRDFTVKQQTYTALKAKEEELRLSTAGMNFNVPVVIDEPYIPEKPAKPNKKLMLAVSGVLGIFLGILVAFLREATDQRILDKYQLTAITGVIPTEFKLPFDSAKNTEAMKELYVKLFGNNFSHEESNKTAKMIHITSVGRITEKNSISYELSKFFSALGKRTLIIDTTGDFSDLIDKSKALSFAQFISQSDLAQYKDTLSFVIKSKDDEPYAFFNETFLEKVNLLKDTMDAIMIITPDSDSAEAKYFEDIANSSVVVIKPSISEKPKLLFGSLFKNVHFVWIDKK; from the coding sequence ATGGAAGCAAGAGAGCTGCAACAAGATGTCGTTAACGATGAAATAACACTGAGCGATATAATCCAAATACTCAAAAGACGAAAATGGCTTTTAATTGCAACATTTGTTATCACGGTTGCACTAACTCTTGTCTACTTATTTTTCATTGCAGCACCTACATACGAAATAACTGCAACGATAAAGCTTCCAAAATCTTCGGGAATGAGCCTTTCTGGTGCGGCAGCACTCGTGCTGGGAGGTTCAACAACCTCTCCAGCTGTTGATGAGCAGATAGAAATAATCAAGAGCAGAAAAGTTCTTGGGAATGTTGTAAAAGAGCTAAACTTACTGGATTACTTCAAAAACAAGGCAAAGAATCCTGAAAAAGTTGAATTAACAGAAAACCAGGTTATTAATATGCTCGCTAAAGACATAGTAACTGCAACATCTAAGAAGAATACATCACTTATCAGTCTTACAGTCGCCCTTGACGACAAAGAACTTGGTTACAAAATCGCACAATCGGTTATAAAGAACTACATCGAAGTTGCAAAAGAACTCAACAAGGATGAAAATTCGTACCTGTATGATTTTGTAAGGCAGCAACTACCTATAGTTGAAAAAGAACTTGCCGAAGTAGAAGCCAAGCTTCAGGAATTCCAAAAGACAAAATCGCTCATGCCAACGAAAGAAATAGAACAGTTGATCCAAAGCTATAGTGACATAACAAAACAAATTGTTGACACACAGCTTGCAATTCAATCGGCAGAGGCTCAAATAGCGGAGCTAAACAAAAGGATTTCGGAAGTAAAAGGACTGGCAAAAGCACAGTCATACACACCAACCAGTGACCAACTTGAAGAATTAAAAAAGGAACTATCTCAACTTGAAATTCAACGCAGTTCTTTACTTTTGAAATACACAGAAGAAGCAGAACCTGTGAAAGATGTTGAAAAACAAATAGAAGTTATTAAGAAGATGATAAATGACGAGCTAAACAGAATAACATCAGCAAAAGTTGAAGCTCAAGACCCTGTGCTCAGTGAACTTTACGCTTCGCTTTCAAAAGCAATCACAGAAAAAGAAAGCCTAAAAGCTGCGCTCCAAGGACTTCAAAAGACAAAAAATGACCTTGACAACCAACTTTCAAAGTACCCAGAAATCCAACGTGAATATGTTGCCTTGCAAAGAGATTTCACTGTCAAACAACAGACATATACAGCTCTTAAAGCCAAGGAGGAAGAACTCCGCCTTTCAACTGCTGGAATGAACTTCAACGTACCTGTTGTTATCGATGAACCATACATTCCAGAAAAACCCGCCAAGCCAAATAAAAAACTAATGCTTGCTGTTAGCGGGGTTCTTGGTATTTTTCTTGGTATTCTTGTTGCCTTTTTACGAGAAGCAACAGACCAAAGAATTCTCGATAAATACCAACTTACCGCCATCACTGGAGTTATACCAACCGAATTCAAACTACCATTTGATAGTGCAAAGAACACTGAAGCAATGAAAGAGTTGTACGTAAAACTCTTTGGCAATAACTTTTCACATGAAGAATCAAATAAAACTGCCAAAATGATCCATATCACATCGGTAGGAAGAATAACTGAGAAAAACAGCATCAGCTACGAGCTTTCAAAATTTTTCTCCGCACTCGGTAAGAGAACCTTAATTATAGATACCACCGGTGATTTTAGTGATCTCATCGATAAATCAAAAGCACTATCTTTTGCTCAATTCATTTCACAAAGCGACTTAGCTCAGTACAAGGACACGCTGTCTTTTGTTATCAAGAGCAAAGATGACGAACCTTATGCATTTTTCAATGAAACCTTCTTAGAGAAGGTCAATTTACTTAAGGATACAATGGATGCAATAATGATAATTACACCAGACTCTGATTCTGCTGAAGCAAAGTATTTCGAAGATATCGCAAACAGTTCTGTTGTTGTTATAAAACCAAGCATTTCAGAAAAACCAAAGTTGCTCTTTGGTAGTTTATTCAAAAACGTCCACTTCGTTTGGATTGACAAGAAATAG
- a CDS encoding sugar transferase, which translates to MSLQFIANYVILATSGLLVTKNYYMSLLYPFLIITTLYAFKFYEYSDDLNEALSRSIFGITIGSLFLFAFCKLFDIQFFTKKLMLILLIFIFILPFLNYILSKISSKTIKPIRYLVVGRKSEIYSILKEIEEKSKGKYQFVEYINPSPVTFKEKIAQYDNVLITDPQLEKEIGNELEQIRQTHKIEYLPNLAEMVLKRIPLEVMQKFEEYYKVYFDNIKESPAKRVMDIFFSLIGLVVYSPVILISAIWIFLEDGKPILFKQQRVGKNEKIFEIVKLRSLRNTKIDVSNPNKDIEQRALKIGKFIRKTRIDESIQFWLILKGDMSLVGPRPEMVEYHEMMKPHIPYYTYRLLVKPGLTGWAQINYKHSSTLEEYKIKTEYDLYYVKNRSIFLDLRIILQTLERLVFKDGAR; encoded by the coding sequence TTGAGCCTGCAGTTTATAGCAAATTACGTCATTTTAGCAACATCTGGGTTACTTGTGACCAAAAACTACTATATGTCCCTTTTATACCCATTTTTAATTATCACAACTTTGTATGCTTTTAAATTCTATGAATACTCAGACGACTTAAACGAGGCGCTCTCAAGAAGTATTTTTGGAATTACTATTGGTTCGCTCTTTCTTTTCGCATTCTGTAAGCTCTTTGATATACAATTTTTCACAAAAAAACTTATGCTTATATTACTTATCTTCATTTTCATCCTCCCATTTCTCAATTACATATTATCAAAAATATCATCGAAGACAATTAAGCCAATTCGCTATCTTGTGGTTGGAAGAAAATCAGAAATTTATAGCATTCTTAAGGAAATCGAAGAAAAATCAAAGGGAAAGTATCAATTTGTAGAATACATTAACCCATCACCGGTGACATTCAAAGAGAAAATAGCACAATACGATAATGTTCTCATAACAGACCCGCAACTTGAAAAAGAAATCGGAAACGAACTGGAGCAAATTAGGCAAACTCACAAAATCGAATATCTTCCAAACTTAGCAGAAATGGTTTTAAAACGCATCCCTCTTGAAGTTATGCAAAAATTCGAAGAATACTACAAAGTTTACTTTGACAACATCAAAGAATCTCCGGCAAAAAGAGTAATGGACATATTCTTTTCACTCATCGGGCTGGTTGTGTATTCGCCAGTGATATTGATATCGGCGATATGGATATTCCTCGAAGATGGAAAACCAATTTTATTCAAGCAACAAAGGGTTGGCAAGAACGAGAAAATATTCGAAATAGTCAAACTTCGTTCATTAAGAAATACTAAGATAGATGTAAGCAATCCAAATAAGGATATTGAACAGAGAGCTCTAAAAATAGGTAAGTTCATAAGAAAAACAAGAATAGACGAATCAATACAGTTCTGGCTTATTCTAAAAGGTGACATGAGTCTTGTGGGGCCAAGACCAGAAATGGTTGAATATCACGAAATGATGAAACCACACATACCGTATTATACATATCGTCTCTTGGTAAAGCCGGGTCTAACTGGCTGGGCACAGATTAATTACAAGCATTCGTCGACATTGGAAGAATACAAAATAAAGACGGAGTATGATTTGTACTACGTCAAGAATCGAAGTATCTTTCTGGATTTGAGAATAATTCTGCAAACTTTGGAAAGATTGGTGTTCAAAGATGGAGCTAGATAA
- a CDS encoding glycosyltransferase family 4 protein: MAKHILIIAQVFYPEQYRVNDLVAEWTKRGYKVSVLTGIPNYPEGKFYKGYGFFKRRHEYYKGAEIYRIPIIPRGRNFFTLSLNYLSFALSGIIWSLFARLRADIVFVYAGSPITQALPGIVYAKRRKIPCFLYVLDLWPENVVAVTGVKNRVFVGVIKKLVSYIYKNCTKIFVPSKAFIESILENGGTKEKLVYWPQYAEDFYRPLSECSYGSYIPQDRFNIVYAGNIGYAQGLDILVEAAKNLKRIGAPVRFNMVGDGSYKEELIRKIQEEQVEDFFNFLGKQPAEKVPEMIACCDATLLVLRDNPVYEKYIPAKLQTYLACGKPVIVSANGEAMNIVRDAQAGVVCPAGDVECLTQAILYLASTQKGTLEKMGENALRYSKKHFDKNKLLYLMDEYIKDAIAEVRK, translated from the coding sequence TTGGCAAAGCACATACTTATAATTGCTCAAGTTTTCTACCCAGAGCAGTACAGAGTTAATGACTTAGTGGCTGAGTGGACAAAAAGGGGTTACAAAGTTTCAGTTCTTACCGGCATCCCAAATTATCCAGAAGGCAAGTTCTATAAAGGATACGGTTTTTTTAAAAGGCGTCATGAATATTACAAAGGAGCAGAGATTTACAGAATTCCAATAATCCCCAGGGGAAGAAATTTTTTTACATTATCGCTTAATTACCTTTCTTTTGCATTATCTGGAATTATTTGGTCTCTGTTTGCAAGATTAAGAGCAGATATAGTTTTCGTGTATGCTGGTTCACCGATAACTCAAGCCTTGCCAGGAATAGTATATGCCAAAAGGCGGAAGATTCCGTGTTTTTTATATGTTTTGGATCTATGGCCCGAAAACGTAGTCGCTGTCACAGGTGTCAAAAATCGGGTTTTTGTGGGAGTGATTAAGAAGCTGGTGAGTTATATATACAAAAACTGCACAAAAATCTTTGTCCCATCAAAGGCTTTTATTGAAAGCATATTAGAAAACGGTGGAACAAAGGAAAAATTAGTTTATTGGCCACAATATGCAGAGGATTTCTATAGACCGCTAAGTGAATGTAGTTACGGCTCTTACATACCTCAAGACCGTTTCAATATTGTATACGCTGGCAACATTGGATACGCCCAAGGATTGGATATTTTAGTAGAAGCCGCAAAAAATCTGAAAAGAATAGGTGCACCGGTTAGATTTAACATGGTTGGAGATGGAAGTTATAAGGAAGAGCTCATAAGGAAAATTCAGGAAGAACAAGTCGAGGATTTTTTCAACTTTCTTGGAAAGCAACCAGCCGAAAAAGTCCCGGAAATGATAGCATGTTGTGATGCGACATTGTTAGTTTTACGTGACAACCCAGTTTATGAAAAATACATTCCGGCTAAACTCCAAACATATTTGGCATGTGGAAAGCCAGTAATCGTATCAGCAAATGGTGAAGCGATGAACATAGTGCGAGACGCACAGGCTGGAGTTGTCTGTCCCGCCGGAGATGTGGAATGCTTGACGCAGGCAATACTATACTTGGCAAGTACTCAAAAAGGGACTTTGGAAAAAATGGGGGAAAACGCCCTTAGATATTCCAAAAAACATTTTGACAAAAATAAGTTGCTGTATTTAATGGATGAATATATCAAGGATGCGATTGCGGAGGTGAGGAAATGA
- a CDS encoding polysaccharide biosynthesis protein, with translation MSIFTGKTLLITGGTGTFGNAVLRRFLNTDIGEIRIFSRDEKKQDDMRKLYKNDKIKFYIGDVRDLQSVRNVMPGVDFVFHAAALKQVPSCEFFPLEAVKTNVIGTDNVLTAAIEFGVKKVVCLSTDKAPYPVNAMGMTKALMEKVVQAKSRTVPPDKTTMCITRYGNVMASRGSVIPLFVHQIKTGQPLTVTHPEMTRFLMSIDEAVDLVLYAMENGKSGDILVQKAPAARVGDLAQAIKELFEADNEIKIIGIRHGERMHEILLTKEERTIAEDLGNFFRVPTDTRDLNYDKYFVEGDLRVENVQPYASNNTTILNIDQIKEKLLSLEYIQEELAEYKKEKTRIFQIEKFV, from the coding sequence ATGAGTATCTTTACTGGGAAGACCCTTCTCATCACAGGGGGAACTGGAACTTTTGGAAATGCTGTACTTAGAAGATTTCTCAATACTGATATAGGAGAGATAAGAATATTCTCACGCGATGAAAAGAAACAGGATGATATGCGAAAGCTTTACAAAAATGACAAGATCAAGTTTTACATAGGGGACGTTCGAGATTTACAGAGTGTTCGTAATGTAATGCCTGGGGTAGATTTTGTGTTCCATGCAGCAGCTTTAAAACAGGTACCCAGCTGTGAGTTTTTTCCACTTGAAGCAGTAAAAACAAATGTAATTGGCACGGATAACGTTCTCACCGCTGCAATAGAATTTGGTGTAAAGAAAGTTGTATGTCTTTCGACTGATAAAGCACCTTATCCTGTCAATGCGATGGGCATGACAAAGGCTCTTATGGAAAAAGTGGTACAAGCAAAATCGAGAACGGTGCCCCCCGATAAAACCACGATGTGTATTACACGTTATGGAAACGTTATGGCCTCAAGAGGGTCTGTTATTCCTTTGTTTGTTCACCAAATTAAAACAGGTCAACCCTTAACAGTAACACACCCTGAGATGACAAGATTTCTCATGAGCATAGACGAAGCGGTAGACCTTGTTTTGTACGCAATGGAGAATGGAAAAAGTGGAGACATCTTAGTCCAAAAGGCTCCAGCTGCACGCGTAGGAGATTTAGCTCAGGCTATAAAAGAATTGTTTGAAGCAGACAACGAAATCAAAATAATTGGCATTCGGCATGGGGAAAGAATGCATGAAATTCTTCTCACCAAGGAAGAACGCACAATTGCAGAGGACCTTGGCAATTTCTTCAGAGTACCAACTGATACAAGAGACCTAAACTATGACAAATACTTCGTTGAAGGCGATCTTAGGGTAGAAAATGTTCAACCTTATGCTTCAAACAATACAACAATCTTAAACATAGACCAAATCAAAGAAAAGCTCTTGTCTCTTGAATACATACAAGAAGAACTGGCTGAGTACAAGAAAGAAAAAACAAGAATTTTTCAAATAGAAAAATTCGTATAG
- a CDS encoding capsular polysaccharide biosynthesis protein CapF — MKILVTGAKGFVGKNLVAQLKNLGYNEIYEYDREAEEKLLYDYTKECDFVYHLAGVNRPQSEEEYMEGNYGFTRKLIEALIQNENRAPILYASSIQAELDNPYGRSKKAAEDLLFEFEKNHGNKVLVYRLPNLFGKWSRPNYNSVVATFCYNIANDLPIEIRDPNVVLRLVYIDDVVDEFIRAMNGQETRKGQFCEIPRAYTIRLGDLAEMIYSFKQACEDLSVPKLSDEFVKKLHATYLSYLPKDKFGYKLKMNVDHRGSFTEFLKTPDRGQISINIIKPGIVKGNHWHNTKNEKFLVVSGKGVIRLRRVDSSEVIEYHVSGEELQVVDIPPGYTHNIENTGDADMVVIIWANEPFDPNKPDTYYLEV; from the coding sequence ATGAAAATCCTCGTGACCGGTGCCAAGGGGTTTGTTGGGAAAAATCTTGTTGCACAACTTAAAAACCTTGGTTATAACGAAATTTATGAGTATGACAGGGAAGCTGAAGAAAAACTTCTATATGACTATACTAAAGAATGTGATTTCGTTTATCATTTAGCAGGTGTGAACAGACCTCAATCTGAGGAAGAATACATGGAGGGGAATTACGGATTTACAAGAAAACTCATAGAAGCTCTTATACAAAATGAGAACAGAGCTCCTATTCTCTATGCATCTTCCATTCAGGCAGAGCTCGATAATCCATACGGAAGAAGTAAGAAAGCTGCTGAAGACCTACTTTTTGAATTCGAAAAGAATCACGGCAATAAAGTCCTAGTGTATAGACTGCCAAATTTGTTTGGAAAATGGAGCAGGCCCAACTACAACAGTGTTGTTGCAACGTTTTGCTACAACATAGCCAATGATTTACCAATAGAAATAAGAGATCCCAACGTAGTTTTGAGGCTCGTATATATAGACGATGTGGTAGACGAATTTATCAGAGCAATGAACGGTCAAGAGACAAGAAAAGGTCAATTTTGTGAAATACCGAGGGCATATACAATAAGGCTCGGTGACTTGGCAGAGATGATTTACAGTTTTAAACAAGCTTGCGAAGACCTATCGGTTCCCAAATTATCTGATGAGTTCGTTAAAAAGCTCCATGCTACGTATTTATCGTACTTACCAAAGGATAAATTTGGATACAAGTTAAAAATGAACGTCGACCATAGAGGCTCCTTCACAGAGTTCCTAAAAACACCAGATAGGGGACAAATTTCTATAAATATCATAAAGCCTGGTATCGTAAAAGGTAACCACTGGCATAATACAAAAAACGAAAAATTTCTCGTAGTTAGTGGTAAAGGTGTTATTAGACTAAGAAGAGTAGATTCAAGCGAAGTTATCGAATACCATGTGTCAGGTGAGGAACTTCAGGTTGTTGACATACCACCAGGTTACACTCACAACATTGAGAACACGGGCGATGCAGATATGGTAGTTATAATCTGGGCAAATGAACCTTTTGATCCAAATAAGCCGGACACATACTACTTGGAGGTTTGA
- the wecB gene encoding non-hydrolyzing UDP-N-acetylglucosamine 2-epimerase — MKKLKVMTVVGTRPEIIRLSEVIKKLDSCEAIEHIFVHTGQNYDYELNQIFFEDLGLRKPDYFLDAATGSPIETIGNILIKIDPILNEVKPDAFLVLGDTNSCLAAIAAKRRRIPIFHMEAGNRCFDQRVPEETNRRIVDHIADINLTYSTIAREYLIREGFPPDRVIKTGSPMYEVIHANMQKIQNSDILERLGLEKDKYFVVSSHREENVNDEKNFFDLVESLNAIAEIYGLPIIMSTHPRTRKMLEAKGITFHPLIRTLKPLSFSDYVKLQMNAKAVLSDSGTISEEASILGLKALNIRQAHERPEAMEEAAVMMVGLKKDRILQGLKVLEMQGNRRMRIVDDYNVPNVSDKIVRIILSYTDYVRRVVWGEY, encoded by the coding sequence ATGAAAAAACTTAAAGTTATGACTGTTGTTGGAACTCGACCAGAAATAATTAGACTTTCCGAGGTGATTAAGAAACTTGACAGTTGCGAAGCTATAGAGCACATCTTTGTGCACACTGGTCAGAACTACGACTATGAACTAAACCAAATATTCTTTGAAGACTTGGGTCTAAGGAAGCCTGATTACTTCCTTGATGCCGCAACCGGTTCCCCGATTGAGACTATAGGGAACATACTTATCAAAATAGATCCCATTCTCAATGAAGTTAAGCCCGATGCTTTCCTTGTTTTAGGAGATACTAACAGCTGTCTTGCGGCAATAGCTGCTAAAAGAAGACGGATACCGATATTTCACATGGAAGCTGGAAATAGGTGTTTCGATCAAAGAGTCCCTGAGGAAACGAACAGAAGGATAGTTGATCATATCGCTGACATAAACCTTACATACAGTACCATTGCTCGGGAATACTTAATTAGAGAAGGCTTTCCACCAGACAGGGTAATAAAAACTGGCAGTCCGATGTACGAGGTAATACATGCCAACATGCAGAAGATACAAAATTCTGATATACTTGAACGCCTCGGACTTGAAAAAGATAAATACTTTGTAGTATCATCACATAGAGAAGAAAATGTTAACGATGAAAAAAACTTTTTTGATTTGGTAGAGAGCTTGAATGCGATCGCAGAGATTTATGGATTGCCGATTATAATGAGCACACATCCCAGAACAAGGAAAATGCTAGAAGCAAAGGGTATAACCTTTCATCCATTGATTAGAACACTTAAGCCTCTGAGTTTTAGTGATTACGTAAAGCTCCAGATGAATGCAAAAGCAGTCCTTAGCGATAGTGGTACGATAAGTGAAGAAGCGTCTATACTTGGACTAAAGGCTCTTAACATAAGACAAGCACACGAAAGACCTGAGGCAATGGAAGAAGCAGCAGTAATGATGGTTGGACTAAAAAAAGATAGAATACTCCAAGGACTCAAGGTTCTTGAAATGCAAGGAAACCGCCGAATGAGGATAGTAGATGATTACAACGTTCCAAATGTTTCTGATAAAATTGTTAGAATAATCCTTTCATATACCGACTACGTAAGGAGAGTCGTTTGGGGAGAGTACTGA